The region TTTAAAAAATACCATTTCGTACACGAGTATATCGATCGTATGATTTGGAATTACGCGTTCTTAAATACTGGATTAACGCTTTATTTTAACGGTGCCGAATACAAATCAGAAAATGGTTTAAAGGATTTATTAGAGAAAAATATTTCCGGAGAAATTTTATATCCTATTATTCACTTAAAGGGAGAGGATATTGAAATTGCCATGACGCACAGTAATGAGCATTTCTCTGAAGAATATTACAGTTATGTTAATGGTCAGTATACAACGCAAGGCGGTACGCATCAAGCGGCTTATCGCGAAGCGGTAGTGAAAACTATTCGTGAATTCTTTAAGAAGGATTTTGACCCAACGGATGTTCGTAAATCTATCATCGCTGCTATTTCAGTAAAAGTTCAGGAGCCTGTATTCGAATCGCAAACTAAAACTAAATTGGGTTCACAGGAAATTGCACCTGGCGGACAATCGATGCGTTCGTTTGTTGGCGATTTTATCAAGCAACAATTAGATAATTACTTGCATAAAAATCCTGAAACCGCACGAGCTATAGAGGCAAAGATTTTAGCGAACGAGCGTGAACGTAAGGAACTTTCGGGAATTCAAAAATTAGCACGCGAGCGCGCTAAAAAATCAAGCTTACACAATAAAAAATTACGCGACTGTCGTATACATTTGGATGATATTAAAAATCCTCGTGCACACGAAACCACTATTTTCATTTGTGAGGGAGATTCAGCGAGCGGTTCTATTACGAAAACCCGTGATGTAAATACACAAGCGGTGTTTAGTTTAAAGGGTAAGCCTTTAAATTGTTTTGGTTTGGGTAAGAAAGTAGTTTATGAGAATGAAGAATTTAATTTACTTCAGGCCGCTTTAAATATTGAAGAAGGATTGGATGATTTACGTTACAATAATGTGGTTATTGCAACCGATGCCGATGTGGATGGTATGCATATTCGCTTATTGCTTTTAACGTTCTTCTTACAGTTCTTCCCTGATTTAGTTAAAAACGGTCACGTTTATATTTTACAAACACCATTGTTCCGCGTACGTAATAAAAAAGAAACAGCTTATTGCTATAGTGATGAAGAGCGTAAGGCGGCCATTGCAAAACTCGGACCAAAACCTGAGATCACCCGATTTAAAGGTTTGGGAGAAATTTCTCCGGATGAATTCAAGCATTTTATCGGAAAAGATATTCGTTTGGAACCGGTGTTGTTAGATCAACAAGCTTCCATTCAGCAATTATTAAATTATTATATGGGTAAAAATACCCAGGAGCGTCAGGAATTCATTATTGAAAACTTACGCGTTGAATTGGATGTTGAAGAAGAGCTAGTGAAATAAGTAAAAGAACTTTAGGATAATTATGGCAAAGAAAAAAGATAATAAGGATAAAGAAAAAGAGAATAACGAACTGCCCTTGATGCCTATTCCCGGTGCTGAGCCAATCGATACGCACAATAATGTGGATAGCATTAGACACGTATCAGGAATGTTTAAGAATTGGTTCATCGACTATGCATCTTATGTAATTCTGGAACGTGCTGTACCCGCCATTGAGGATGGACTAAAACCGGTACAACGCCGTATCTTACATAGCATGTGGGAACTGGAAGATGGTCGTTACAATAAGGTAGCGAATCTTATTGGTAACACCATGAAGTATCACCCGCATGGTGATGCAAGTATCGGTGATGCTTTGGTAACCATGGGGCAAAAAGATTTATTAATCGATTGTCAGGGTAACTGGGGTAACATTCTAACGGGCGACAGTGCTGCGGCACCACGTTATATTGAAGCGCGTTTGTCTAAGTTTGGATTGGAAGTGCTTTTCAACCCGAAAACAACCAATTGGGGATTAAGCTATGATGGCCGTAATAAAGAGCCTATTAACTTGCCTGTAAAATTCCCATTGTTATTAGCGCATGGTGTAGAAGGTATTGCGGTTGGATTGGCGTGTAAGATTTTACCACACAACTTTATTGAGTTGATTGACGCCTCCATCATGGTGTTAAAAGGTAAGAAGCCACATTTGTATCCGGATTTTCAAACAGGCGGTATTGCCGACTTTAGTGAATACAATGATGGTTTACGTGGTGGAAAGATTAAAATTCGCGCGCGCATAAAGGAAGTAAATTCGAAAACTTTAGCGATCACTGAAATTCCTTTCGGAACAACAACCGGCTCTTTAATTGATTCAATTTTAGCGGCTAACGATAAAGGGAAAATTAAGATTAAGAAAGTGGAAGATAATACGGCGGAAGAGGTTGAAATCTTAATTCACTTACAACCGGGTATTTCTCCTGATAAAACAATAGATGCTTTATATGCGTTCACGAATTGTGAGATGAGTATTTCTCCGAACGCCTGTATTATCGAAAACGAAACACCGAAGTTTATTGGTGTTACAGAAATTCTTAAAGCAAGCACATTCGCAACAGTTGAGTTACTGAAGCGTGAATTGGAAATTGAAAAACATGAGCTGGAAGAAAAATGGCATTTCTCTTCTTTGGAGAAAATCTTCATCAAGGAAGAAATGTACATCGATTTCAAGAAGTACTCGAATAAAGAATCTTTATACGAATACTTACATGGTTGCTTTAAGCCACATCGCAAAAAATTATTACGCGAGATTAATGATGATGATTTACATAAACTGACTCAAATTCCGATGATTCGTATCACACGTTTTGATACCATTAAGGCGGAAGAGTTTATGAAAGATTTAGAGGCAAAAATCGCTCAGGTGAAACATCATTTAGCGAATCTGACGGATTACGCCATCGAATACTTCAAAAACCTAAAAGTTAAATACGGTAAAGGAAAAGAACGCAGAACGGAATCTAAGCAATTAGAAACCATTGTAGCCACTCAGGTTATCATGGCTACTGAGAAGTTGTATGTAAATCGCGCGGAAGGTTTCGTTGGTACAAGTTTAAGAAAAGACGAATTTGTTTGCGATTGCTCTGTACTGGATGAAATCATTGCCTTCTCAGCAGAAGGTAAGATGAAAGTATTTAAAGTAGCCGACAAAGTGTTTGTTGGAAAGGATATTCTTCATGTGGCGATATTTAAACGTGATGATGATCGTACTACATATAATATGATTTATCGCGACGGACCAAAAGGTATTACCTTCATGAAACGTTTTAATGTGGGTGGTGTAACCCGCGATAAGGAATATGATTTAACGAAGGGCACCAAAGATTCTCACGTGTATTGGTTTACCGTAAATCCAAATGGTGAGGCTGAAAAAGTACGCGTGTTGTTGCGTCAGGCTTCCGGATTACGTAAATTGGAAATTGATATCGATTTTTCTGAAATGGAAGTGAAGGGCAGAGGCTCAGTTGGTAATATCGTTACAAAATACAGCGTTAGAAAAGTTGAGCTCCTTAAGAAGGGTGTGGCGATTGTTGGCGCCGAAGATTTTTGGTTCGATGATACTGTGCACCGTTTGAATAAGGACGGAAGAGGAACTTACTTAGGAAAGTTCAGTGGAGATGATAAGATTTTAACTATTACCAGCAAGGGCTTCTATAAATTGTATACTTACGATGTGTTAAACCACTTTGATGAGGATATTATTTTAATTGAAAAATATTTCCCGAGTCAAACTTTAACTTGTATTTATTATGATGGTGAGAGTAAGTCGTATTTCACGAAACGATTCCTGCCGGAAAATATTTCAAGTAAATCTCTATTGGTTACCGAGCATCCTGAATCGCGAATGGAATTGGTTACGCCGCAGGTAAATCCAACCATCGAAGTTAGTTTCTATAAGGAAAAGGGCAACAATATAAAGAATGAGAAAATTAATTTGGTTGAATTTGCTCCACCAACCAATATGAAAGCGAAGGGTAAGAAATTATCTTCGTATAAAGTAAAAGACATTACTTTATTGGAACCACAGGAAATTAAAGACGCGAAGAAGTTCTTGGGAAACGATGACGACAGTGGTTTATCGCCAATGGAGTTACACCGAAGAGCCATGGAAAAAATGAAATCGAAAGATTTATTAGGAGGAGAAGGACAAATAAGCTTTGAATTCTAAATTTCACTAATAAAAAAATCCCCGGTCAATTTGATCGGGGATTTTTATTTTACTACTATTCGTCCGAGTAGTTTATTCACTTGCATTTTGATTTGCGTTAAGCGCAAAATATCTTTTAAAATTTCTTCATGTGTTTCTCCGGGAGCGGTTTTTAATTCCTCCTGCATGTCATGAATCATTTTACTCAAGCGTTTTTCTTTTAAACTGTAAATGGTATGTTGAGTAGCTTTTTTAAGATGATAAATTTCTCGTTCTACCAAAACACCGAAAGCATTCCATTTTTCGCTGAGCTCTTCGGTTGCAGATGCTAAATCAATAGCGAATGTAGATATAGCTGGATTTAAATGGTTTTTGAAATAATTAAAATCAGGTAATTTATTTTCCTGAAGCTGGTGCATGTATTCGTCTAATACCATTTGATGTATTGGATTAAGGAAATCAATACCATCACGCATTAATTCAAACAGTACATATTCAGAAACAGATAATTCAAAATCATGATGTTCTTTATCTTCGTTCTCAGCTTCTACTTCTATAATAACATTTCCGTAGTTAAGGATGAGTCGCAATAATTCCTTCTCTTCGCTTTCCGCTACAATAAGATTTTCCTGTTTTTCCTCTGTTCCTGTTAATGCCTCTGTGAGCGCTTCATTTACTTCCGGTTGAACAGGTTTATTTTCACCTTTTGATGCTTTGTTTCTCCTTAACTTGGTAACCTCCATTTGCAGAACATTCTCCTGCAATTCCATAATGGAAGCACATTCTTTAATGTAAACCGAACGGATAATGGCATCCGGAATTAAGGAAATACTTTGAACGATATCTTTAATTACAGTTGCTTTCTTAATCGGGTCATTTTTAGTTTCATTGAAAAGTGAACGGGTTTTATAAGCTAAGAAGTCCTGAGTGTTATTTTCTATGTATGTTTTAAATTCATCGGCCGTCACTTTTTTGCTGAATGAATCCGGATCGTCATTATCCGGAAACATCAACACTTTTACATTCATGCCTTCTTCCAATAATAAATCAATAGCACGCACGCTTGCTTTTTCGCCGGCACTGTCGCCATCATATAAAACCGTAATGTTATTGGTGAAACGGTGAATGGCTTTTATCTGTTCAACTGTTAAAGATGTTCCGGACGAAGCAACTACGTTTTCGATACCCGACTGATGCATGGAAATAACATCGGTATATCCTTCTACTAAATAACAATTGTCTTTTTCCTGTATGGCTTTCTTCGCAAACCACAATCCGTACAGAACTTTACTTTTATCGTAAATGTCAGTTTGCGGAGAGTTGATGTATTTCGCTAACTTTTTATCACTGCCTAAGATTCTACCGCCAAATCCAATAACACGTCCGCCGACATCGTGAATAGGAAACATTACACGTGAGGTATATCGATCAAAAATATCTTGTTCGGTGATAGGGTTTCCTTCAACGTGTTGGTTACTTAAGATGCTTAATCCGGTTTTTACCAAATATTCTGCTTTGTATCCGTTTTTTACGGCATCATGACTGAGTGCACGTCGTTCTTCAAAACTATATCCTAATTGAAATTTTTCAATAATATCGTGACGAAATCCGCGCTCAATAAAATAGCTTAAACCAATTGATTTGCCTTCATCGCTATTGTATAAATTATGGGTGAAGTAACGTTGCGCGTATTGCATCACAATGTATAAGCTTTCCTTTTCGTTTTGTAATGCTTTTTCTTCAGGACTAATCTCGCGTTCAACAACCTCGATATTATATTTTTTAGCCAGCCATTTTAATGCCTCCGGGTAACTTAGTTGCTGACTGTCCATAATAAAATTGACAGAGGTGCCGGCTTTACCGCAACCGAAACATTTGTAAATTCCTTTTGCCGGAGAGACAGTAAAGGAAGGCGTTTTTTCACCATGAAAGGGACATAGACCAAGATAATTGGCGCCGCGTTTTTTCAGCGTAATAAAATCGCCAACAACCTCCTCAACACGGGCGGCATCAATAATTTTGTCTATGGTTTCTTTTGGTATCAATTAAACGGAAAAGGGAATTAAATTTAAGCATAAAAATGCCAAATTCCCTCTCCGAATCGATAAAATACAGACTATTAAAGGGTTATTCTCCTATTGCACGGGTAATTTAATTACTTCCGGCTCTCCGTTAATCGTTAAATGGAGGAAGTAAATTCCGGAGCTGTATTCCTTTAAATCGAGTGGTAAGTAAATTTTCCGTGTGATGATTTTCCCGTAATTAATTAATAATCTTCCCAATTCATCATAGAGTGTAAAGCTGCATTCTTTTTCCACATCAAGATTTTTCTCTAACACGAACTCATTCGCACGAATGGTTTTGATGAGTAAGCCGGATGCATTAGCTAAATTGTTTATGCCTGTAGTAATGGCGTTGCTCACAACAACAATTTGTGTGGTTGTATCATTACATCCCGTACTGCTGGTGCTAATTAAAGTAACTGTATAAATACCGGGTGAAGAATAGTTGTAAGTAGGATTCATCGCAGATGAAAATCCTAATCCATCACCAAAATCCCAATAATATGAACTTGCGCTCGAAGAAGTATTTGTACATGTAATCAATGCACCCGCGCTTAAATAGGTTGTGTCTTCACACATGAATTGAGACACCGGAAGCATAACGTTATTAATAACAAAGCCGGTTGTGTTATTGTCACACATGCCAACTGTATTTACT is a window of Bacteroidota bacterium DNA encoding:
- a CDS encoding type IIA DNA topoisomerase subunit B — encoded protein: MAKQAGSYNEDSIKSLDWKEHIRMRPGMYIGKLGDGSAFDDGIYVLIKEVMDNSIDEFMMGAGKKIEVNVKEGIVSIRDYGRGIPLGKVVDVVSKINTGGKYDSEAFKKSIGLNGVGTKAVNALSTSFKVTSYRDGQCKTVEFTRGEIIKEHKLSKSDEPNGTYVEFRPDDTIFKKYHFVHEYIDRMIWNYAFLNTGLTLYFNGAEYKSENGLKDLLEKNISGEILYPIIHLKGEDIEIAMTHSNEHFSEEYYSYVNGQYTTQGGTHQAAYREAVVKTIREFFKKDFDPTDVRKSIIAAISVKVQEPVFESQTKTKLGSQEIAPGGQSMRSFVGDFIKQQLDNYLHKNPETARAIEAKILANERERKELSGIQKLARERAKKSSLHNKKLRDCRIHLDDIKNPRAHETTIFICEGDSASGSITKTRDVNTQAVFSLKGKPLNCFGLGKKVVYENEEFNLLQAALNIEEGLDDLRYNNVVIATDADVDGMHIRLLLLTFFLQFFPDLVKNGHVYILQTPLFRVRNKKETAYCYSDEERKAAIAKLGPKPEITRFKGLGEISPDEFKHFIGKDIRLEPVLLDQQASIQQLLNYYMGKNTQERQEFIIENLRVELDVEEELVK
- a CDS encoding DNA gyrase/topoisomerase IV subunit A, yielding MAKKKDNKDKEKENNELPLMPIPGAEPIDTHNNVDSIRHVSGMFKNWFIDYASYVILERAVPAIEDGLKPVQRRILHSMWELEDGRYNKVANLIGNTMKYHPHGDASIGDALVTMGQKDLLIDCQGNWGNILTGDSAAAPRYIEARLSKFGLEVLFNPKTTNWGLSYDGRNKEPINLPVKFPLLLAHGVEGIAVGLACKILPHNFIELIDASIMVLKGKKPHLYPDFQTGGIADFSEYNDGLRGGKIKIRARIKEVNSKTLAITEIPFGTTTGSLIDSILAANDKGKIKIKKVEDNTAEEVEILIHLQPGISPDKTIDALYAFTNCEMSISPNACIIENETPKFIGVTEILKASTFATVELLKRELEIEKHELEEKWHFSSLEKIFIKEEMYIDFKKYSNKESLYEYLHGCFKPHRKKLLREINDDDLHKLTQIPMIRITRFDTIKAEEFMKDLEAKIAQVKHHLANLTDYAIEYFKNLKVKYGKGKERRTESKQLETIVATQVIMATEKLYVNRAEGFVGTSLRKDEFVCDCSVLDEIIAFSAEGKMKVFKVADKVFVGKDILHVAIFKRDDDRTTYNMIYRDGPKGITFMKRFNVGGVTRDKEYDLTKGTKDSHVYWFTVNPNGEAEKVRVLLRQASGLRKLEIDIDFSEMEVKGRGSVGNIVTKYSVRKVELLKKGVAIVGAEDFWFDDTVHRLNKDGRGTYLGKFSGDDKILTITSKGFYKLYTYDVLNHFDEDIILIEKYFPSQTLTCIYYDGESKSYFTKRFLPENISSKSLLVTEHPESRMELVTPQVNPTIEVSFYKEKGNNIKNEKINLVEFAPPTNMKAKGKKLSSYKVKDITLLEPQEIKDAKKFLGNDDDSGLSPMELHRRAMEKMKSKDLLGGEGQISFEF
- a CDS encoding DNA primase; this encodes MIPKETIDKIIDAARVEEVVGDFITLKKRGANYLGLCPFHGEKTPSFTVSPAKGIYKCFGCGKAGTSVNFIMDSQQLSYPEALKWLAKKYNIEVVEREISPEEKALQNEKESLYIVMQYAQRYFTHNLYNSDEGKSIGLSYFIERGFRHDIIEKFQLGYSFEERRALSHDAVKNGYKAEYLVKTGLSILSNQHVEGNPITEQDIFDRYTSRVMFPIHDVGGRVIGFGGRILGSDKKLAKYINSPQTDIYDKSKVLYGLWFAKKAIQEKDNCYLVEGYTDVISMHQSGIENVVASSGTSLTVEQIKAIHRFTNNITVLYDGDSAGEKASVRAIDLLLEEGMNVKVLMFPDNDDPDSFSKKVTADEFKTYIENNTQDFLAYKTRSLFNETKNDPIKKATVIKDIVQSISLIPDAIIRSVYIKECASIMELQENVLQMEVTKLRRNKASKGENKPVQPEVNEALTEALTGTEEKQENLIVAESEEKELLRLILNYGNVIIEVEAENEDKEHHDFELSVSEYVLFELMRDGIDFLNPIHQMVLDEYMHQLQENKLPDFNYFKNHLNPAISTFAIDLASATEELSEKWNAFGVLVEREIYHLKKATQHTIYSLKEKRLSKMIHDMQEELKTAPGETHEEILKDILRLTQIKMQVNKLLGRIVVK